A DNA window from Ostrea edulis chromosome 5, xbOstEdul1.1, whole genome shotgun sequence contains the following coding sequences:
- the LOC125652526 gene encoding putative SERF-like protein: MMRRRIGERGLKIIKICSRGNQREKSREKAMKKQKEADKKKGSNEKGANRGLTLEERRHRDAEIMRQKQEKKVADGQGEMKK, translated from the exons ATGATGAGGCGGCGGATTGGCGAGCGTGGACTTAAAATAATCAAGATTTGTAGCA gAGGAAATCAAAGAGAAAAATCTCGTGAAAAGGCAATGAAGAAGCAGAAAGAAGCAGATAAAAAGAAAGGTTCAAATGAGAAGGGTGCGAATAGAGGTCTAACATTAGAGGAAAGAAGGCACAG GGATGCTGAGATAATGAgacaaaaacaggagaaaaaAGTAGCAGACGGCCAAGgggaaatgaaaaaataa